From a region of the Malania oleifera isolate guangnan ecotype guangnan chromosome 12, ASM2987363v1, whole genome shotgun sequence genome:
- the LOC131145055 gene encoding extracellular ribonuclease LE-like — MNLIINHSIFLKLFIIIQCLSLPLLCPAQHFDFFYFVQQWPGSYCDTNHGCCYPETGKPEANFSIHGLWPNFNNGSYPQNCNRNSPFTPSTLTDLTTRMQKSWPTLACPRSNGTKFWTHEWTKHGTCSESVLDQYSYFKAALDLKHKIDLLRILLKAGIRPNGRFYRLRRIIEAIKRATGYASAIECNVDRSRNNQLFQIYLCVDTSGSNIIECPVLPKRKCPSKIEFPSF; from the exons ATGAATCTCATCATCAACCATTCCATCTTCCTCAAGCTTTTCATCATCATACAATGCCTCTCCCTCCCTCTCCTCTGCCCTGCTCAACATTTTGATTTCTTCTACTTCGTCCAGCAG TGGCCAGGATCGTACTGTGACACAAACCATGGTTGCTGTTATCCAGAGACGGGGAAGCCAGAAGCAAATTTTAGCATTCATGGGCTTTGGCCCAATTTCAACAACGGCTCCTATCCCCAAAATTGCAATCGCAACAGCCCTTTTACTCCCTCTACG CTCACAGACTTGACAACAAGAATGCAAAAGAGTTGGCCAACACTGGCATGTCCAAGAAGCAATGGCACCAAGTTCTGGACCCATGAGTGGACCAAACATGGCACTTGCTCTGAGTCTGTCCTTGATCAGTATTCTTACTTCAAAGCAGCTCTTGACCTCAAACACAAAATAGATCTCCTTCGAATCCTTCTAAAAGCTG GAATTAGACCGAATGGGAGATTTTACAGGTTAAGAAGGATAATAGAAGCAATAAAGAGGGCAACAGGGTATGCTAGTGCGATAGAGTGCAATGTCGATCGTTCTCGTAACAATCAGCTCTTTCAAATTTACCTTTGTGTTGACACTTCTGGTTCAAACATCATTGAATGTCCAGTGCTGCCCAAGAGGAAATGTCCTTCTAAAATAGAATTCCCTTCTTTCTAG